TCCGGCGGCAGTGCGGACAGATTGGCCAAGGTCCGCTTGATGGTGCGCCCGCCCGCGCGGTGGTCTGCGCGCAGCAACACGGCGGGCGGGGACGAGCGATTCGGAACGATGTCGATGTACATGGGGAAACGATACGCAATTCGGCTTTCGATGTCCAATAAATAATTTGGATATATTATATATTACATGGGCGCAAATGGAACGAGAAATGCTGCGGCTTACGGCGCGTAAATAGGCTTCAGTCAACGGGTTGTGAGCATAAAATGAGCATCAAAGAGGCTGGAACTTCAGATTAAACACAGCCCCACCAGGCGCGCGCTGCCAAATGCGTTTGCTATCCAGGAACTGGCCGCGACCCCCAGCACGGCGGTGGGAATCGTTCCGATCGCCGCCATACGGATCATGGCTCCGCGCGGCCCGATCGGAGGGTCATGACGAACCTCCGTTACGATCGCCTTGATGTCCGAAAAGAAATGAACGATCACCGCGCACAGGGTACCCAGGTGCAGCGTCACATCCAGCAGCAGATCGGGCTCTCGAAAACCGAGGAGATTCTGGCACAGAACCAGATGTCCCGAACTGCTCACGGGGAGAAATTCGGTCAGACCTTGAACCACACCCAGCAGAACGGTGTCCAGAATGCTCATGAACGCGTGTCCTTGCCCGGTACGCCGGTTCGCGCCTCCCCCAGCGCCGTCGATTTCGTATCCTTCCACACACCCGCAAGCCGGCCACTCCGCAGCCGGTGGTTCGCCGCCGCGAGCACCACGACATCCATCAGGAAAGCCGCCACCGCGACGGGCAATCTCAGGACGGCATGCACCGGGGAAAGATTCTGGAGCCGGC
This is a stretch of genomic DNA from Lentisphaerota bacterium. It encodes these proteins:
- a CDS encoding undecaprenyl-diphosphate phosphatase, translated to MSILDTVLLGVVQGLTEFLPVSSSGHLVLCQNLLGFREPDLLLDVTLHLGTLCAVIVHFFSDIKAIVTEVRHDPPIGPRGAMIRMAAIGTIPTAVLGVAASSWIANAFGSARLVGLCLI